The genomic interval TAAAGAAGATGATGGGGGAAAGGGCAAGGCGCTTGGTTTTGAGAGAATTCAGGTGGGGAAAAAACGCGGAGAAAACAATAGCCCTCTATAAAAAGGTGATAGAGGAAAGGAAAAGGGTTAAGTGGTAGGTTAAACTATCAATTGCGTCAATTTTTATTTTGCAAGTTTATAGAAAGCGGTTAAAATTATATTTATGAAGATGAGAGGAAGACTGGTTTTAACATGGTTGTTAATAGTGGTTTTCTCACTCACACCTCTCGTCTTTGCTCATTATCATCCTATCCCTCAACATTTCAAATTCTTCTCATCCATAGAGGAAAGCGAAGGTATATCTAACGATATACCTTGTCCCATTTGTGAGTTTGAGACCGCCCTTCTTTCCCTTTGTTTCCTTCTTTCACTTGCCCTCTGCCTTTCACTTTTCGGCTTATCTTATGTTATCTTAACTCCTCTCCATCACGAGCGAGCCTCAAAGAGGAATTATTCAATCAGGGCTCCACCTCTTTAACCCCCTTAACCCATAATCACTCAAAGAATCACATTTCTCAACAATTCCCAAAGGAGGTGTTTAATATGCGTCTTATTCCTCTATTGTCCTTATTAGTTTTGGTTTTGATTCCCTTTACTTTTGCTCAGGATGAAAACACAACCGCAGAGGAGGAAACCCCTCCACCACCACGAGGCAGCATAATGAAGGCTCTCCAGCTGCCGGAGATAAGCATTGTAGGTAATATCCATACGCTATTCTCTTCAAATAAAGATGATGAGGACAGAAACAAGGTAAAGCTTGAGGAAGTGGAATTAGCGTTGCAAAGCTGGATTTACCCCACGATAAGAGGGGATGTGATAATAGCCATTCATGAGCATATAGAGCCTGCTACGGGCGAAAGACACTCCCATGCACATATTGAAGAGGGATATGTGAGTTTCCTTAATTTAGGGAAGGGGTTCACGCTTAAGGCGGGAAGAATGAGGGTAGGCTTGGGCAAGGAGAATCCCATACATCCCCATCATCGCCTTTATGTTGATAATCCCAGCATCCTCTCCACTTTATTTAGCGAGCATGGACTAATCTGTGATGGAGCCACTTTGAGTTATCTCTTCCCCACCAAGACTTTCACTCAACTTGACCTTTCTACCTGGCAGGTGGTCTTCCCTGAAGATGGAGAGGGAATGCCCGGGTTGGAAAAGACTCTTCACACAGCACGATTGTGGATATCTACTCCCTACAAAGATGGAGAGTTGGAAACTGGCTTTAGCCTTGGTAGAGGAGCGGGCGATGAGCCTATAAAGATATACGGATTGGATATGACCTTCAAGCGATGGCCTGGGTCCTTCGGAAGGGATTTGCTCCGAGCGGAGTTTTTCAAAGCTGAGCACGCAAAGGACAAGGTGAGCGGATGGTATCTTTTGGGCGCACATAAGTTCACGAAGTATTGGGAAGGGGCGCTGAGGCTTGATAACTCTCAGCTCGTGGACGGAGGGAGAGAGAAGGCTTTATCTCTAATCATTAGCAACTATCTGACTGAAACGAGCATCCTTCGTGTTCAATACCAATACGCTGATAACCCGAAGGGAGCAGATAACCGCTTATGGGTTCAGGTAATCTTCGGTATGGGTCCTCATGCCCATCCCTTGGAGTAGGAGGTGATAAGAATGAGGAACATTTGGAGGATATTTATTTTCTTATTTCTTCTCTCTCCAGCCTTCGCAAAGCTAAAAGTTGTCTGCACTTTGCCAACCCTCTCATCAATAACAAAGGAAATAGGCGGAGATAAGGTAGAAGTGATTACACTTGCTCCAGGCGATAGGGACCCCCATTATGTTGAGCCTCGTCCGAGCATGGTTGTGAACTTGCGGGATGCCGATTTGCTGGTGAAGGTTGGGATGGATTTGGACATGTGGGTGGATGCTCTCGTTGATGCTTCCCGTAACAAAAAGATTATGTGGGGCTCGCCCGGCTATGTGGATTGTTCCGTGGGGATAAAGAAGCTGGAGGTCCCCAAGGGGCGGGTTAGTATGAAGGAAGGAGAGATACATATTTATGGCAATCCCCACTACTGGCTCAGCCCGGATAACGGCGAGAAAATAGCTAAGAACATCTTGGGAGGACTGCTCAGGGTTGCGTCAGCAGGCGACAAGGAATATTTCAAGAAGAGAGCGGATAGCTTCATATCTAGATTGAGGGAGAAGGCGAAGAAATGGAAAGGGGAGTTGAAACCTTACAAAGGGACGAAGTTCGTTTCCTATCACAGGAGCTTCTCCTATTTCGCAAAGTATTTTGAGCTGGATTACTTCGGCACCCTGGAGCCAAAGCCGGGAATTCCTCCCTCAACAGCCCATATAGCTAATCTGATAAAGGGTATGAAGAACGAGGGCGTGAAGATAATCTTCTTGGAGACGTATTATCCGCGAAAGTTTGCCGATATGGTGGCTAAGGAGACAGGAGCTAAGGTTGTGGTTGTTCCCACAGCGGTGGGCGCGTTGAAGGAAGCGGATGATTATTTTTCCCTCTTTGATGTGATTATCAGCAGGATAAAAGGAGCTTTAAGGGGGTGATGGGAATGGGGAAGCCATTATTGGAATTCAAGGATGTTTATTTGGGCTACCGAGGGGAGGTTATCCTTCCCTCGGTTAACCTCCTCATAGAGGAAGGAGATTTCCTGGGGATTGTGGGTCCGAATGGGGCGGGGAAGACTACGCTTTTAAGGGCGATAGCGGGAGTCTTGAAACCTATGAGGGGGCAGGTGATTCTCTATAAGCCAAACCTCTCGATCGGCTATGTCCCCCAGCGCTCACTTTTGGACGAAGTTCATCCTTTAACCGCTTTGGAAATAGCGTTAATGGGGCTTTACAGAAAGGTAGGAGTATTGAGGAGGGTTAAGAGATACGAGGAGAAGGCAAGGGAAGCTTTGAGGATTGTGGGATTGGAGGGTATGGAGAAGAAACTTTATAGGGAGTTGTCTGGGGGGCAAAAACAGAAGGTTCTTTTGGCGAGGGCGCTCGTCAGCGAGCCAGAGGTTCTTCTTTTGGACGAGCCGATTACGGACCTTGATGTTGCATCACAAAAGGCGATGATGGATTTCCTCTCCAATCTGAACAAGGAAAAGGGCATAACAATCCTACTCGTCAGCCATTTGTTGGACGTCGTGGCTGAAAGAGCTGATAAAATAGTGATGCTTGGCGATGGCAAGGTAGTAAGCGGTAAGAGGGAGGAGATGCTCTCTCCTGAGAGGTTGAGAGAGTTTTTCGGACTTCCCATAGGAGGTGTTTGATATGTGGCATTCGCTTGCGGAGGCTTTCTCTTTCCCATTTATGAGAAATGCTCTTTGGGGCTCTTTGTTAATCGGATTAATGAGTTCAATTGTTGGCCTATATGTTGTTTTGCGGAGAATAGCTTTTCTGGGAATTGGGTTGGCGCAGGTTTCCTCCCTTGGAGTGGCGATAGCGACATTTTTCGGGATAAATAAGAATTTTCTCGCCTTAGTTTTCGTTCTCCTCTGTCTACTTCTCCTCGTTTTAGCCACGCGGGGGAGAGAGAAGGTGCCGAGGGAAGCAACGATAGGAGTGATTTATTCATTTTCTCTCGCCCTTTCACTTCTCTTTCTAGCGAAAAGCGCCAAAGGAGAGGCGGGAGTTCTGGAAAGCCTCTTCGGCAATCTCCTAGCGATTCGCGGTGCAGATATAAGGAACATCCTCATAGCTTTTATCCCCGTTGCCTTAGCCTATCTTCTTTTCAACAAGGAGATTACAGCTACATCTTTCGACCCCGAATCAGCGAGGGCAATGGGATTAAATACACAGCTTTGGAACTTCGTCTTCTATCTCACTGTTGGGGTAGTTATTGCCTATTCAACGAGGCTTTCCGGTGTTTTCTTCTCCTTTTCTATGTTGGTTATCCCTCCCTTTATCGCCCTCTTAGCCTCACGCGGGCTTCGGATGGCATTTCTCCTTTCTGTAGCTGTTGTCATTCCCTCGGTCATAATTGGGCTTTATCTCTCATACATCTGGGACTTCCCGCCTAGCGGAATGATTGTCGTGCTCCTGTTTTTCTTCCTCCTGATAGCGGGATTTATAAGGAGAAGTTGATTGACTGATTACAGATATAGTAATTAAACTTCTCTTAATGTGTATTCACAACCTCTTTGATAAAACATGTTTTTTAGCTGTGCTCTTTTTCTTGCTTTGTAATTGGGCATTTACCTCCTATGGCAAGGAAGGAACGCTAAAATTTCGGATGGAAAACATCCAAATACCCGCGAGGAAAACCGTCGTTTTCCGCATAGCTAAAGGGAAGATTTCCCTAATTGAGAATCCTGTAAAGTTAACTAAGCTGGGCGAAAGGGCTATCAGTGTGGTTCCCAATTGGCTAAAAAAAGATTTAGTCGACAATTTGAGTAGGCTTGAGCCATCTCTCCAAGATAGATATGCCGGACTGATTTTGAATTGTCCCGATAGGAAATATCTGGACGAAATCGCCTTCTCTATAGCCCACATCTCAAGCGAAGTTTTGAGGAATCCTTCCTTTGACTCCTCACTGATAGTTGAGAATGTTAGGGAGATTTATGAGGCGGATAAAATCCTTGAATATGTGGAGCTCGTTGAAAAGGAGGGATACACAACAGCAAAGTATAGGTTGAAAGTTGAGGGCAAACCGATTGAGTATGAGCTTCCTCGGGATTACTATTACTGGTTCGTCGTTCATCCCCAGTTCTTTTTAGAGATGCCAAGGAGGATTAAGGGTTATTTCTGGCGAGAATACTTTCTCAATAAAGCGGAAGAGGGTTATCCCAAGCTGAGGGATTTGCTTAAGGGGGTGAAGTTTCTCTGGGATAAAAAGCAATTGGGAATCCAGAAGAGCCAGCTGGAAAACAATGAGGGAATCCTCAGCTACGCCCTATCAAGGATAGGTTTGTGGGTAATGAAGCAGTTGCCCAATGGGGTACCATCAAGGAGGAGGTCCCTTCAGCCAATTGAGGTGTTGGATGGGCATAGGGGTTCCTGCACGGAGAACCAAACGGTTTTAGCTGCCGCGCTTCGCTCAGCCCTCATCCCCAGCGCCTATGCGAGGAATTTTTCCGAAGACCACGAGTGGGTGGAGTTCTTCATGCTGGGTAAATGGCATCCCATCCAAACCGATAAGGGTGGTGCCTCCCTTGAGATAGACTTACCCGCGGGGATATCCTACGATAAGGATTATGGGGCATCTAAGGAGCTCTCAAGTGTCTCTTTGGTGAGAGGGGATGGCTATATAATTGAGAGGGTTGCCGGTCATTCAAAGACGATAGAGGTGAGGTTGAAAGTGGTAGATAGCAAGGTAAAGCCGATAGATGATGCCTTGGTCAGCGCCTTCACTCCCTTCTATCCCAACACATCAGGAGAATGCAATGCCCTTGCCACATTTGGTTATACCGATATAAAAGGGGAATGTCGCTTAACTTTGGGGCAAAACAGAGATTATCTAATAATAGCCGAAGTAGGGGGAGAGAAAAGCGAAGGGTTCAGCATAGAGAAGGGGGAGGAGGGAAGGATTTACGAACGAACTCTTGTTTTGCCAATGGAGAAGGAGTCATTAAAGGAATTCGTGTTTCCTCTTGCTCAAAAGAAGAAGTCCTCCACACTTTCCATTTCCTTCAAAATAGAAAATATCATTTATGGCGAGAACATTTTGTGGGATTTCAGAAGACCAGAGGTGCGTCCGTTTTTCTCCCAGAGGTCAGAAGGAGGAGAGGCAATTATGTTTCTTTGCGATAAGGATAATTACGAGAAAGTCAAAAAGAGAGAGAAATTCTCTGCCGAAATTTATCCTTTAAAAGGGAACGGCAGGATAAATATTCCCTATGAAAAAGGGAAGGAATCTTATCTCATCATTTATAACGATTATTGGAGGACGAAGCTAATTGTAGATTTGGATATAAAGGAGGCTAATGGTTTAAAAGACGAGGAATTTGCCTTAAAACCGAGGATTAAATGAGAAAGCAAAGCCATTTGCTTTTCATTTGGCTCATTTTTATTTGTATCTCTTTCTCAAGGACACAGGAAAAGGAGGCAAAAGCTATGGAGAGAATTCCTTGGTATTCCGCCGACCTTCGCCGAAGGTTGGAGTTAGCCACTTGGTATCTCTTTGGGATGCTTGATGCTGATAGGGATGACGAGCCTTATTTCTTCATTGCCAGAAGGGATGATGGAACTGCCTTCGCCGGTCATGCGATTGAGATAGGTATTCCCCATGTAACGGGTAGGGCAATAGATGCCCTCTTCTTTACAGAGGAGGTCCTCGGAAAACCCGTCCCTAAAAAGGCGGAAGAGGTATACACTCGCTATCTCTTTCAATGCTTTGACAATGAGGATTTCCTTCCTTCATTTTATCACCCGGAAACGAAGAAGAGGGGAGTTGAGTTTCACAATATGAGGGAGGGATTGGAGGGTCTAACTTGGCTTATTAAAAGGAGGAACAGCGAGAAAGCGAGAGAAGTAGCCCATAAGATGCTACGCACATTGGATAGCATAACGGACGAGAAGGGAATGCTATCCTTGGAGCTCGTTCGCAAAATCGGAAGGGAAGGGGTATTTCAGGGGATAGGAGATGTGCAAACGACGACTGCGGGACGGCTTGTGGGTCCTCTATTGCGCTATTACAAAGTAACTGGCGACCCATTGGCTTTGGAGTTGGCTGATAAATATGCAAGAAGCGTGATGGAACGCTCGTTCACCAAAGAGGGGCTCCTCACCGACCTGGCGGGAAATCACATCCATTCAATAACCTCTTCACTGAGCGGCATATTGGAATATGCCATAGAAATCGGAGATGACGAGCTTGTTGAGAAAGTTAGGAAGGTATATGAGGTTGGGCTGAGGGAATTTTATAGTAGTTACGGATGGTGCAAGGAGATTGCCTGGACGGAATCGGACCAAGGGGAAGTAAATCAAATCGGCGACCTTATCCAGATTCAGCTCCTTTTAGCGAAATTCAGGAACCCGAGGTATTATGCCCAAGCGGAGATATTTATGCGCTCCGCTCTCCTTCCAAGCCAAGTTTTGGAAAATGATTTCATAGAGGAGAATCCCAATCCAAAGGGGGATTTTGAACGGAATATGAAGGAGCGGATAATCGGTGGCTTTGGCTTTCCTACGCCAAACGCCCATCTCCAAACTCCTCATTCTCCCATCAACACGATAGATATAACGCAGGGAGCGGTGCAAGCCATTTGCGAGTTCGCAAAGCACATAATAACGGAAACGAACATGGGAATACAGATAAATCTCCTCTTCAGCTGGGAGAACGAGTTAGGGAAAGTGGAGAGTTTTCTCCCCAAAGAGGGGAGGATCGTTGTCTATCCTAAGAAACCCTTAAACATCCTTGTTCGCATACCAAGGAGGATAGAACCAGGCTCTTTGCGGGTGGAGGTCAACGGGAAGGAGATAAAGGGAATCAAGATGGGCGAATATCTTCTGTTGCCCAACAAGTCAATCAACGAGAAATTCGTAGTAACTTTTGCTCCCCATAGATATGATACTTTTGAGTTCGTTTATCATAAACCATATCAAATAAGCTGGTTCGGCGAGCAAGTTATAGGTATATCTTCCGTAAACGGAATTTATCCTTTATTCGGAGATTGGTGATAAAGGATTTAATATCGTTAAGATAAGTTATCCAATCCACTGAGTATCAAGCGATTAGGTTTAGGGGTTGTTTCCTATTTGAACTTTCGTCTTAATATTTTGGGGAGAAATTTTCCCTCACCAAGGGCTGATGTATTTGATTGCCACTCTCATCTTGGTGTCAATCCCCAGCGGGTCGCCGAGGACCAAATAGAAGTCCCTTTTCCTCTCTCCTCTCTTTCTTATAACAGCGCTTATATTTCTGTGGCTTTCCGTATCCCGAAAGCCGTAAATTCGCAAAACGAGATAGAAATCCCTCCCTATATCATAGGAGACTGAACCCCATAACTGCTGGGCAGAGCTCCAGCCGCCGTCTTCTGAGCCAACCCATCTCTTCTCAAAATTCAAACCTATGTTCAATCTATTGTCCATCATTTGGCGTCCTATTCCCCCTGAGGCGAATTTGTAGGGGAGATTCGTCCTTATTCCCTCGCCGTAGCTGAAGCCTATATTATATTTTTTCTCGGGAGAGCCGATCCCAATGGAGAAATTCGTGAAGTTGTCCCTATAAGGGTCATAGAATGTTATGTCTCGTCCAAAATCCAATCTAATGTCTCCCCTCAGCCCCAGGGAAAAGCCAAAGCTCTTGGATTCAGATTTCAATCCACCTGTCCAATAATGTGAGCGATTATAGTTAATCCTCACCCTATAATATTCCCACCATTCCTTCCCTCTCGGCGCGGAATCCCTGTAGAATAAACCGAATCTCGTCGCCTTTATTCCGGTTTCCCCTATCAATTGGAGGTCTGCCCAGAAGTCAGGGCTTATCCCGGAGAAACCTCCAAAAATTCCTCCTCTTTCTCCTAACCTAAACCAGAAGCTCCCCTCATAAGTTGAACCTCTTGAGCCGGGCTCGTTAAAACTAGAAGCGTAATGGAAATTAAAGTTATAATCCTCCGTGCCGAATCCAGCTCCCGCACCTATCAGCAGATTCTTATGGTCCTTCTCATATCTATTTTGAATCGTCATTCCGATGTAAGATTGATAGGTTGGGTTGTGGGAGAAGTTGAAGACGGTATCGTTTCTGAATGGCGAAAAGCGGGCACAGTTGATGATTCCTATCTGATTCTGCCCTTCTTTGCCGAAGGCTTTAAAGCCCAAATCGAATTTATCTATCCTGCGGGAATAGAAAGCTCCGAAATACTCACTTCCCTCAGTGAAGAAGGGACGCTTATCCGGAAGCCATCTTTCTGTATATGAAATATCTATGCTCTCATACACTGCCTCAATATCGCTGTAATCGGGATAGAGGGTTAAAGCATATTTGAAGTCGGGGGTGAGGAATTTGTTCGCATCCAAGCCCATACGCCAGTTTGTATCAGGTCCAAACCCTCCCACCCAGTAGGGAAGAAGTTCAAGGCGAGAGTTGAAAGGGATGGAGGAGAAATCAATAGGACCTATCAAACCGAAATCATCCACTCTTCCTGGAACATCCTTAGTGAATGACCATAGAGTCTCTTCTCTCAATCTCCTTATATCGCGGCGAAAGTTTATTCCGAAATAGCCCTTTCCCTTGCGAGGAAAAGCCAAGGAAACGAGAGATAACCTCACTTCCGCTACCCATCCCTCTTCCGTTATCTTCGCCACAACATCCCAATCGCCATCCCAATCCCAATTGCCCCATTTCCTATCCTGCTTTGTTCCTATTGCATTGAAGCGGAATGAGTAATAATTCCTCCTGTCAAGATAGGTGTCTATCCTGATTTCAAAAGAATCATCGGAGCGCATTCCACCATCCCTTCTCCTCTGGAGAGCCATTATCTGCTCAGGATGTTTGTCGTAGCATTTAACCGCGAAATAGAGGTCTGTTTTATGAAGGACGACCTTGAACTCTGTTTTCTCGGAGGGAGGAGCTTTTCTTATCGGGTCAGATTGAACGAAGTCGTCAATCCATTCAACTTCATTCCAACATTCATCGTTGAAGAGGGCATCTAATAAAGGTGGGGTTGAGACCTCCTTAAGGTTTATTATCTTGTTATTGCAGAAAATTGGAGAGCTAATAAATAAAACTAACAATATTCTTTTAAGTAATCCGAGCCGTTTCATATCAAGCTTATTATTATTGCCCCATTGCAAGAATTAGGCAACCCATTTGTATAATTCCATAGAATTTAAGAGTTTTTAGGAGATTTCCCATATTGCCGGACTTAAGCTTGGTTTCGGAAAATCAACTTCTTCCTTTCGTCATCAATATTTTTTATTGCCAAGCCCACC from bacterium carries:
- a CDS encoding metal ABC transporter permease, which translates into the protein MWHSLAEAFSFPFMRNALWGSLLIGLMSSIVGLYVVLRRIAFLGIGLAQVSSLGVAIATFFGINKNFLALVFVLLCLLLLVLATRGREKVPREATIGVIYSFSLALSLLFLAKSAKGEAGVLESLFGNLLAIRGADIRNILIAFIPVALAYLLFNKEITATSFDPESARAMGLNTQLWNFVFYLTVGVVIAYSTRLSGVFFSFSMLVIPPFIALLASRGLRMAFLLSVAVVIPSVIIGLYLSYIWDFPPSGMIVVLLFFFLLIAGFIRRS
- a CDS encoding carbohydrate binding family 9 domain-containing protein, with translation MKRLGLLKRILLVLFISSPIFCNNKIINLKEVSTPPLLDALFNDECWNEVEWIDDFVQSDPIRKAPPSEKTEFKVVLHKTDLYFAVKCYDKHPEQIMALQRRRDGGMRSDDSFEIRIDTYLDRRNYYSFRFNAIGTKQDRKWGNWDWDGDWDVVAKITEEGWVAEVRLSLVSLAFPRKGKGYFGINFRRDIRRLREETLWSFTKDVPGRVDDFGLIGPIDFSSIPFNSRLELLPYWVGGFGPDTNWRMGLDANKFLTPDFKYALTLYPDYSDIEAVYESIDISYTERWLPDKRPFFTEGSEYFGAFYSRRIDKFDLGFKAFGKEGQNQIGIINCARFSPFRNDTVFNFSHNPTYQSYIGMTIQNRYEKDHKNLLIGAGAGFGTEDYNFNFHYASSFNEPGSRGSTYEGSFWFRLGERGGIFGGFSGISPDFWADLQLIGETGIKATRFGLFYRDSAPRGKEWWEYYRVRINYNRSHYWTGGLKSESKSFGFSLGLRGDIRLDFGRDITFYDPYRDNFTNFSIGIGSPEKKYNIGFSYGEGIRTNLPYKFASGGIGRQMMDNRLNIGLNFEKRWVGSEDGGWSSAQQLWGSVSYDIGRDFYLVLRIYGFRDTESHRNISAVIRKRGERKRDFYLVLGDPLGIDTKMRVAIKYISPW
- a CDS encoding zinc ABC transporter substrate-binding protein; translation: MRNIWRIFIFLFLLSPAFAKLKVVCTLPTLSSITKEIGGDKVEVITLAPGDRDPHYVEPRPSMVVNLRDADLLVKVGMDLDMWVDALVDASRNKKIMWGSPGYVDCSVGIKKLEVPKGRVSMKEGEIHIYGNPHYWLSPDNGEKIAKNILGGLLRVASAGDKEYFKKRADSFISRLREKAKKWKGELKPYKGTKFVSYHRSFSYFAKYFELDYFGTLEPKPGIPPSTAHIANLIKGMKNEGVKIIFLETYYPRKFADMVAKETGAKVVVVPTAVGALKEADDYFSLFDVIISRIKGALRG
- a CDS encoding metal ABC transporter ATP-binding protein, giving the protein MGKPLLEFKDVYLGYRGEVILPSVNLLIEEGDFLGIVGPNGAGKTTLLRAIAGVLKPMRGQVILYKPNLSIGYVPQRSLLDEVHPLTALEIALMGLYRKVGVLRRVKRYEEKAREALRIVGLEGMEKKLYRELSGGQKQKVLLARALVSEPEVLLLDEPITDLDVASQKAMMDFLSNLNKEKGITILLVSHLLDVVAERADKIVMLGDGKVVSGKREEMLSPERLREFFGLPIGGV
- a CDS encoding transglutaminase domain-containing protein, with product MLFFLLCNWAFTSYGKEGTLKFRMENIQIPARKTVVFRIAKGKISLIENPVKLTKLGERAISVVPNWLKKDLVDNLSRLEPSLQDRYAGLILNCPDRKYLDEIAFSIAHISSEVLRNPSFDSSLIVENVREIYEADKILEYVELVEKEGYTTAKYRLKVEGKPIEYELPRDYYYWFVVHPQFFLEMPRRIKGYFWREYFLNKAEEGYPKLRDLLKGVKFLWDKKQLGIQKSQLENNEGILSYALSRIGLWVMKQLPNGVPSRRRSLQPIEVLDGHRGSCTENQTVLAAALRSALIPSAYARNFSEDHEWVEFFMLGKWHPIQTDKGGASLEIDLPAGISYDKDYGASKELSSVSLVRGDGYIIERVAGHSKTIEVRLKVVDSKVKPIDDALVSAFTPFYPNTSGECNALATFGYTDIKGECRLTLGQNRDYLIIAEVGGEKSEGFSIEKGEEGRIYERTLVLPMEKESLKEFVFPLAQKKKSSTLSISFKIENIIYGENILWDFRRPEVRPFFSQRSEGGEAIMFLCDKDNYEKVKKREKFSAEIYPLKGNGRINIPYEKGKESYLIIYNDYWRTKLIVDLDIKEANGLKDEEFALKPRIK